The sequence ATTGCGCGATTACAACAGTTTAAAAATAAACGCGCGCTTTATTCAAGCGCGCGTTTTATTACATCTGCTTTAGTTTTAAACTAAAATTAAATTCTCGGATCTACGTATACGCCGGGCCCCATTGTAGAAGAAATGGATACGCTCTTAATATATACGCCTTTAGAACTTGACGGTTTTGCTTTTACTACGGCTTCATACAAAGCTTTTATATTTTCAGACAACTTTTCTTTATCAAAAGAAACTTTTCCTACGGGAACGTGAATTATTCCGTAAGAATCGTTTTTATATTCTACTCTGCCTTTCTTAAGTTCGCTTACGGCTTTTGCTATTTCAAAAGTTACCGTTCCGGATTTAGGATTTGGCATAAGACCTTTAGGTCCCAAAATTTTTGCGACTTTGCTCAAATCTTTCATTACGTCCGGAGTTGCAACCAAAATATCAAAATTAAGAACGCCTTTGGCTATTTCTTCAATCAATTCGTCGGAACCCACGGTGTCTGCGCCAGCGGTCTGCGCTTCTTTCTGTTTTTCGCCTTTGGCTATAACTGCAACTTTTCTGGTTTTACCTATGCCGTGCGGAAGAGTTACCGTTCCCCTGATAATTTGATCGCTCTGCTTAGGATCTATGCCCAGTTTAATGTGCAATTCTACGGTTTCGTCAAACTTCGCTTTTGCGGTTTGCTTTACCAAATCTACCGCCTGATCAAGCTGATACTCTTTTGTTTTGTCAACAAGTTTTGCCGCTTCGTTAAATTTCTTACCCATTTTTTTCTCCCGTGGTTA is a genomic window of Endomicrobium proavitum containing:
- the rplA gene encoding 50S ribosomal protein L1, producing MGKKFNEAAKLVDKTKEYQLDQAVDLVKQTAKAKFDETVELHIKLGIDPKQSDQIIRGTVTLPHGIGKTRKVAVIAKGEKQKEAQTAGADTVGSDELIEEIAKGVLNFDILVATPDVMKDLSKVAKILGPKGLMPNPKSGTVTFEIAKAVSELKKGRVEYKNDSYGIIHVPVGKVSFDKEKLSENIKALYEAVVKAKPSSSKGVYIKSVSISSTMGPGVYVDPRI